From Rudanella lutea DSM 19387, a single genomic window includes:
- the recO gene encoding DNA repair protein RecO, translating to MLQKTKGVALNYIRYRETSIIARVYTEDFGLQSYLVNGVRSAKNKNNKIALFQPLTLLDMVVYYKEDRDLHRLSEVKTSHPFQSLPFEVAKTSMGLFVTEMLTKTLKEETGSPVLFRFLVESVLFLEEAQAHYENFHLAFLLKLTSFLGFSPEGAREFENQLREHSYPFLPDSDTESALNLLIRYPYGTPAPLSRTARNELLDAVVAYYRIHVDSLGEIKSLPVLREVLS from the coding sequence ATGTTACAGAAGACCAAAGGCGTAGCGCTCAACTATATTCGATACCGGGAAACTTCGATTATCGCCCGTGTTTACACCGAAGATTTCGGCCTGCAAAGCTACCTGGTCAACGGTGTACGTTCGGCCAAAAATAAAAATAACAAAATCGCTTTATTTCAGCCACTTACGCTGCTCGACATGGTGGTGTATTACAAGGAAGACCGGGATCTGCACCGGCTTTCGGAGGTAAAAACAAGCCACCCCTTTCAGAGCCTGCCGTTTGAAGTAGCCAAAACAAGTATGGGGCTTTTTGTGACCGAGATGCTCACCAAAACCCTGAAAGAAGAAACGGGGAGCCCGGTACTGTTTCGATTTCTGGTTGAGTCGGTGCTGTTTCTGGAGGAGGCTCAGGCGCATTACGAAAACTTTCACCTCGCTTTTTTGCTTAAACTCACATCGTTTCTAGGGTTTAGCCCCGAGGGCGCGCGCGAGTTCGAAAACCAGCTGCGCGAACATTCGTACCCGTTTTTACCCGACAGCGATACCGAGTCGGCCCTGAATCTGCTCATTCGGTACCCCTACGGCACCCCCGCCCCCCTGAGCCGAACCGCGCGCAACGAACTGCTCGATGCGGTGGTAGCCTACTACCGGATTCACGTTGATTCGCTAGGCGAAATCAAGTCGCTACCGGTACTGCGCGAGGTACTGAGCTAA